One window from the genome of Pseudomonas fluorescens encodes:
- a CDS encoding PoNe immunity protein domain-containing protein, which produces MIRAPLGGSRYWSEWVEYGDESIVNALKTAAKPAGDPDYAPQYVFIIAQKHWHQILRRYSAGDPIADLSRYFPGLLDAWEEAERLGAAVWTQDQQFTRHSWRVNYDHYITCFWLVGLGLSLNLQDDQWKRLLTLIGNEGEDVLLDRIIASRSPERKIGSVLLYPKPYARLLTAIDASADSQASLLSAFVKHWYAEVRTGAKSGSDPQAVSYRHPYWYTYGDENFEGGAYFGRWCVEAVAAVKAFDMDDSQCLGLEHYPGDLLRPDGPSTHPLRQDAEAPTAVVVENKVGFWSKLLGRR; this is translated from the coding sequence GTGATTCGGGCACCGCTGGGAGGCTCTCGCTATTGGTCGGAATGGGTTGAGTATGGTGATGAGAGCATCGTCAATGCGCTGAAGACCGCCGCTAAACCTGCCGGCGATCCTGACTACGCGCCGCAATACGTTTTCATTATTGCGCAGAAACATTGGCACCAGATATTGCGCCGGTATTCTGCGGGAGATCCGATAGCCGACCTTTCGCGATACTTTCCCGGATTGCTCGATGCCTGGGAGGAGGCCGAGCGCCTTGGCGCAGCAGTCTGGACTCAAGACCAGCAATTCACGCGACACAGCTGGCGTGTTAACTACGACCACTACATCACCTGTTTCTGGCTGGTGGGATTGGGGTTGTCGCTGAATCTTCAGGATGATCAGTGGAAGCGGCTGTTGACGTTAATCGGCAACGAAGGCGAGGACGTGTTGCTCGACCGAATAATCGCAAGTCGCAGCCCTGAACGTAAAATAGGTTCTGTGCTTCTTTATCCGAAACCCTACGCTCGGTTGCTGACGGCGATAGACGCTTCGGCGGATTCACAAGCGTCGCTGTTGAGTGCGTTCGTCAAGCATTGGTATGCAGAGGTACGTACTGGTGCCAAGTCGGGCTCTGATCCTCAGGCCGTCAGTTACAGACATCCCTATTGGTACACCTATGGCGATGAGAACTTCGAGGGCGGTGCCTATTTCGGTCGTTGGTGCGTGGAGGCCGTGGCGGCAGTGAAGGCTTTTGATATGGACGATTCACAGTGCCTGGGGCTTGAACATTATCCAGGGGATTTATTGAGGCCCGACGGCCCGAGTACGCACCCGCTCAGGCAGGACGCTGAAGCGCCTACTGCGGTGGTTGTTGAGAATAAGGTTGGTTTTTGGTCGAAGTTGTTGGGGCGTCGTTAG